The following nucleotide sequence is from Austwickia chelonae.
GACAGCCCGGGTCAACACCACGTACAGCCGACGCAGGCCTACCCTCTGCTCAGGTTCAGCTGCCACCACCTCCGCAGGCTCCACGGCGACCACCGTGTCGAACTCCAGGCCCTTCGCCAAGGTCGAGGGGATGATCGAGACCCGTGGTGACACTGCTGCCTCCGGGCCCGCACCGGCCACCGTGTGCTCCACCCCGACAGCGGTCAACGCCTCAGCGGCAGATGTCACGGACGAAGGCGCCACAATGACCCCCACCGTGCCCGGCTGCCGACAGGCCGAGACGACCTGTTCTGCCGACACAGCCCACAGATCGTCCGCGTCCGGCGCTATGGCGATCACGGACAGCGAGCCGCCATGAGCACGGACGGAGACCGGCGGGTGAAGCTCCGGAGCGATGGCCGGCAACAACAGGGCTGCGAAGTCGATCACGGCCGAAGGAACCCGGAACCCTCTGGTCAACTCCTCCACGTGCGCATCCGGATGACCCAGGTGCTGCATCGCCTCCGCCCAGGAAGAGGTCGCCCATGGCGTCGTTCCCTGCGCGATGTCGCCCAACACGGTAGCCGCCCCAGTGGAGCAACGCCGACCGACCGCGCGTAACTGCATCGGGGAAAGATCCTGAGCTTCGTCCAGAATGACGTGGCCGAGGCTCGGCGTACGCTCCAGCAGGTCACGCACCTCGTCGAGGAGAACCGCATCCGCTGCCGACCAGCGTGCCGATCCGGGACGTGCCGGAGGTTTCTTCCACAACAGGATGCGTTGTTCCTCCTCGGTGAGGAGGCCTTCAGCAGCCGAAGACAGCGCCGCCGGGTCGCTGAGCAGAGCGTGTACGACCGCAGCCGGGGTCAACGTCGGCCAGCACTGCTTCACCATCGCGCGGATCGGCGCAGAACGGGCCACCGCATCCTGAACCCGGTCGTCAGGCATTCCACCGGCCGCCTCCATCCGGACGAGTACCCGGTGCGCCAGTCGGTGGGCCAGCAGCACGCGACCAGCTTCGTAACGCACCCCGCGCTCGGACAGGACGCTCATCGAGTCCGCCACTTCATCGGCCGAGACCCGCCACACCGAGGCACCTCGCGGCACCCGCAAGGCCTCTGCGGGACGGCTCAGATGTGCCCAGACCATCCGCCGAAGGACCTCGGCCATGCGAGGGTCGCCCTTCAACACGGCCCGTTCGACCGGGTCGGTGCCGCGCACCTTGACCCCGGCATCGGCACCGACCAGGTCCTCCACTGTCGTATGGCGGACGTCGACCTCACCGAGCATCGGCAACACCGCACTCACATGTTGCAGAAAGACCCGGTTTGGCCCGACGACCAGGACACCCTGGCGGGAGAGCTGCTCCCGGAAAGCGAAGAGCAGCCAGGCAGCTCGGTGCAGCCCGACCGCAGTCTTGCCGGTACCGGGAGCTCCCTGCACGCAGATCGTCCGACTGGCATCGACCCGGACGAGTTCGTCCTGCTC
It contains:
- a CDS encoding HelD family protein, producing the protein MPMTADLRAEQNHVVHARAQLQRMRAQLNSLNVQAADRISAEQIASALDRRARSLTDDGYSTLFFGRLDLDQDHPVAADSPRLYIGRLHIGDENGDPVVIDWRTTVARAYYRASRDEPMGVRVRRRFGTEHGRITAIEEEQLTEPSQDTGPSQILADEIERPRVGPMRDIVATIQPEQDELVRVDASRTICVQGAPGTGKTAVGLHRAAWLLFAFREQLSRQGVLVVGPNRVFLQHVSAVLPMLGEVDVRHTTVEDLVGADAGVKVRGTDPVERAVLKGDPRMAEVLRRMVWAHLSRPAEALRVPRGASVWRVSADEVADSMSVLSERGVRYEAGRVLLAHRLAHRVLVRMEAAGGMPDDRVQDAVARSAPIRAMVKQCWPTLTPAAVVHALLSDPAALSSAAEGLLTEEEQRILLWKKPPARPGSARWSAADAVLLDEVRDLLERTPSLGHVILDEAQDLSPMQLRAVGRRCSTGAATVLGDIAQGTTPWATSSWAEAMQHLGHPDAHVEELTRGFRVPSAVIDFAALLLPAIAPELHPPVSVRAHGGSLSVIAIAPDADDLWAVSAEQVVSACRQPGTVGVIVAPSSVTSAAEALTAVGVEHTVAGAGPEAAVSPRVSIIPSTLAKGLEFDTVVAVEPAEVVAAEPEQRVGLRRLYVVLTRAVSQLVVVHSAPLPAELG